The following is a genomic window from Nymphaea colorata isolate Beijing-Zhang1983 chromosome 3, ASM883128v2, whole genome shotgun sequence.
TGTATACATGAATAAACAAGCAACTTTAGAAGTAACCAAAGCATAAAGTCTTCTACCTCAAGACAACATTGGTAAATACATAAATGCATGtgcacaaaataaatatttttttcaaccatttctATCTTTTAAATGCATATGTCAacgttttatttaattttagattttataGGCCTCACCTGCAAAACACAACAACAATATAAAAGGGAGGTAACTAATTATGGGCCTTGTTTATATGGTAAATAATGGGATCCAGACATGGAAATTGATGAGGAACTGTTTTTAATTGATAGGAGAGGTCTTTGGCTTCCTAAAAAGTCTTAACAGGGCTCATGTGTGTGAAAGATCTTTAGTTGGGCTTGAAGAGCAATTATATATGGAGTTTATTGGAAAATTGGTGATGGTTACGTTAAAAAGTTTTGGGTAGATAAATGAAGGGAATTAATTTTTGTGCATGAACTGTAGGGTGAGGAGATGGCCACATTGTTGGTGAACTGAGTGTTAATCTagggaaggagaaaaataaatatatggaGCTATAAATGCTAAGTCAAAGGTCAAACGAGGAACTACAAACAATCACTTTTCAAGACACAAAGGATAAACTATGCTGGCAGAATTGAGaatttagaaaattaaaagttGAGAAAACCTTGTTCGTAATGAGCATAAAAGGAACTAATGAGTTGTGGGGGGCAAGGTGTGGGATTGCTTAGTGTAGGCAAGGGCTTGCTGCTGGTTTCTTCATTTGGCTTGTGAGAATGAGGTTCCTAATCTTGATATGGTGAAGAGGTTGGATGTTAATATTGTGAATTAGTGAAAACTTTATAATAAAGTAGAGAATGTTGATCTATTGTCTCACTGTGAGAAAGTGGTGGTGATGAGAAATATTGTGGTGCACTGATTTAAAAGAAGGAGGATTCCTTGGTTGAGgattaattaaagaaaacattttATAATGTAACAAGGATAATTTTCAGTAAAAATGGTTGGTTCAATACTGAAAATCAGAGTCCATGATAAATACGAGGAGTCAAATTGTGGTTGTAGGAGAGTGGTTCAATTTATTTGGAGTTGCTGCAAATAATTTTACCTTCTTACAAAGTAgtaggaggaagaaaaagaggtggtgaggatttcagtttcttttggTTTAGTTATTTTTTTGGACTGAGAGATATGTGAGCTAGATGGATGAGTGCTCTCATGCATGGGGTGCTACAAATATTGTATTTTTCAAGAGTGTGCACACTGAATGGTGAAAGTAAAGGAGAGTGAGAACTTTGTTAACTTTAGTTTACTTGAGTGGAACCTTACTGTTACCCAAAGAAGAAAATCTTTAATAGTAAGATCTAATAATGTAGAGGGGAAAATGACGATGATAAAGTATAAGGAAATAATTAATAGGTCTGAGTTTGGCTGATCATTACAGCTGATGCTAGTGTTCTTTGGTGGGGTTGTTTAGGTTAAGGGTATctatgtgaaaataaaatgttttgtATAGTTGATGCGCAAACATCTCATTTTCGCTTGTAattgttttcaattttaaagCTCTTATGTGCATATGATTTGTTCTGAACAAAAGGAAGGAAGCCTATCTCCCTACAATCCAATCattgggaagaaaaaaaatacattatgcgCTTAGCATTTCAACATTCAAATTAAAGTGAGTTACCTAAGGGTTCAACAAGCTACCTACACTGTATAGTACTAGCTATCATACAAACATCACTGTTTTCTTCTATTCTACCACATCCTAAAGATTAGTTGGATAGTATTCCTCAAATTATCATTGGAGAATAATTGTGTGCAATTTCATAAAAAGTTAAGGAGCTATATATGCGCAGCACAACTTATTTGAAAGGAATACTAGTGGCATTATTTCTAGTGACTTGTTTTGGGAATGATCCACATGCCACTTTTGAGATTACTttctaactatatatatatatatatatagacacacacacacacacaaactaaCCAAGACACTTGCATATATGGGTCAATTATGTCATATGCAAATAGTTGctagatgactaaaatttagaaattcatCACTAAATAACATCCATCAATATCTAGCACACAGCATCATTGAACTACCcgacacatacacacacacacattgaaatcattcaaaccaatttttcaGTTTGCGCATGCAAATTCGAAAAAAGAAGTATGAATGCTTAATTTATACTAATTATGCCTATTTTTCATAGAGAATATACATCCTAATAACAAAATTTCCATATGTTATTGGTTATCATCATGAAAATTCTTAAAACTTGCTCATATATAAGCACTTTGCTATATTTTAGTACTTTATATTTTGACTAGTGAAACTTAAACCATGCTTAATTATTCAAGGCAAACATGCATAACAAATGAAAAGCTGAATTCCATATCATTTCATGATCATGACTATGGATATTTGTCCCTCTATGACTCAATTTTACTAAAAATAGTAATTTTTCATACATAAAAGTTCCAGCATATAGTGATGCACACAATTATCCTGTTTATAGACTACAAAATTCAGTGGCCAACCAAAACCTGGTTTCTTGTCCACATGTGCCCATTTGAATTTCGCATAAAAGAAATGCCTCTAAAAGGGTTGGTTGGGTCTCTGTCATTCTTTAGAGATATTTTCCTCCAACCATGGAATGTGGTGGGGCCAACTATGCACCACTATATATctccaaaataataaaatactaaataaacattcaaaatatttaaacttaaattttatttacattagttttttttaaataatatttcaaGTTTCTTGGTTTTTTATGCTTAGAGTAACTAACAAAGAGattaaataataattaatagCTTCTAGAATCATCTCCAAAAAGTGCGGCCCACCATGAAGGCACTATTTAAGAGAATGCCTCTCTAGGTGCCtcataaaatgaaaatctcATAAATACctcaacaaaaagaacaaattcAGATAAGCTTATAGACCTTAATCATATTGTACTTAGATTTGCGGGGAAATCTCATAATTCATGACTTCCAATGAATGTTAACAATTTCACAAATCAACACATACAAAATCATGACATTtcagaaaacaagaaattagaCGGGTTGTTTGCACTCTAAAACTTATTCGAGAACTTCAGTACTAAAAATGCACAATTTAACAGTACTAACTAGGAATTTCACAATATTCTACTGCTACTATCAGGCTCACATCTAACCTACGAAAGCACACCACACCAGAGGTGGAGCCGCATATGGGCCcgtcaaaattttttattttcaaaacgatatctttaaatatttgttgtGTTATGTCTATGAGCGTCTTCTCAGACATGAAAATCTATGAAGAATGCCCcctcttgaaattttttctgaCTCTGTCACTGCACGACACCCACATTATAAGATTCATAGTAACTTATTCAAATCTTGAACTCGACctatttgaaaaatgtgaaagaatCATTAGAAAAATGTTGTGATTTACAATCTTTGGCGTCATGGTAAGTGGATGAACAACATTTAGATTAATAGAGTTAATGAAAACCCAATGAAAGATCATGTCAAAACatacacattcacacattatagcaactccaaaaaaaaacttactaATTATGAATAATTTGTCTTAGATGCCATCAATAGCTTATGGTTTCCATTGTTAAGACACTTTTTCGTGGAATCAAGTTCCTTCTATTTGTGTACTTGTCGCAATATTGGATGATGAACTACCATCAACATCAAACCTTTAATGAGTTGGGGATTGTGAACTACAATAAAATTGTGCAAAAAAGAAGCTCTTGACTTGTATAGGTTAACACAGTGCTCAAAATGATAGTTCTAGTTCAATTTTCAATACAGGAGATCAATTTTTGAGTAATTCTACTAGTATTCATTCTGATGTATGAGAATGATACCATGATTTGGAGTTGAAAGTTATATAGTATTTAGATCACTTTTATTAGCAAGAGAtaacattttcttaaaatacCATGTATTCTAATAAATAGTAAATATACTTTGATTTGCAAATGTAATGCccaaaaaccaaattcaatCAATTGTCTACCTTGTGCCACTCGGAATAGTTAATTTTCATAATCAAGTGCACCATACAATGGAATCATATACCCAATCTAACCATAATCACAATTCTCCatgaaataatttcttttttatctatttCTAGATCATTCATGAGCAAAAGTGAAATCCTAAAAAATCCTATacatataatcatataataatatttattattatttttagaacatacacacacaaagacACATAGGAATGTGTGAACTTTGTAGAAAACAATAGAAGTTAAATGGTTAGCTTGAAATATAAGCATGGATAGATGAGAATGTACGTCAACTCCAATTTAAACAAGTACATCGTTTGGTTGAAAAAGGtaatttttctctcaatcaatATAACTTAAAAACAACACTTGGTTTACTGGAAAAATCAACTGGTAGAAACTCTCACGACGGCTAAGACCTTGGGTTGACcatcagggagagagagagagaagcctaATGCTAAACAAAGACATGAGAGACGAAGGGTGTCTCGATTGGTTACCCTACTGATTAGGGctgaacaacgagtcgagttactcgaactcgactcgtttaactcgactcgtttaactcgactcgtttaactcgactcgtttgGTTAATTGAGTTGCTTATttggttaaacgagtcgagctcgagttgacgagccgactcgattagttaatcgagtcgagttcgagttcacttcAGTGAACTCGTGTAAACTCGTCTCGGCTCGATTAATAGTTAAtgaaccggttttaaaaaaaccggttcagaCTCACTTCAGCCGCTCGATTAGTTCTCAAGCAGGAAAAAAATATTAGGGTTTTGAAGGCTTGAAGCTGCACTAGCCTCTTTTCATTCTCCCTCTCAGCCTCTCTTCGTCGACTGcaacttcttctcttctccgcGGCTCCGCCTGTGCTCTGCGCTCCTGCCACCCTGCGTGTGCTCTCCGCTTTTCCAGTGAGTTGGATCCAACTCAAAGAGGGAGTTCCAGGTATGGCTCCGCCATCcatctctccatctctctttgtctctgtctctttctcctccttcaaaactcatctttctctctgttGCTCTTTAGCATTGGTGCCAAGGAAAATAGAGAGTTCTCTCATCTAGGCGGACGATTCCTTGCGTTTGTCAAGATCTGGGAAGTTGGCGGTGGTAGGCTGTTCACAATGTCattatgtaattttttgttctcCTCTGTTCGGTGCTTCTTTGTATTTCCTTCTTCAATGCCTTGGTAGTTGGtagccttctttttcttccccttaTACACTGGTATGGTGCCGATGCCCCTTATTGAAGgcttaaggaaaaaaaaaaatcccaagaTTGGACTATGCAGGGAAGTTGGTAGTTGGTAGCCTTCTTTTTCTACCCTCTGTACTACACTGACTCTGGTGCCTGGACCAAGTCCTCATCTCATTTGGAACCATTTATATGTTTATGAAACATCAGAGCCTTGTTTCAACCATAAACAAACTTAAAACTATTCTTCGATTGCACATGAATAGCACCAAACATatgtaaggacaaaaaaaaagccACTTACATCTGGCCACGTCTCAGTTATGAACTCAACAATATCATAGGAAATATCTCCTTGGACGTCAATTTGGTCCTTTTCAGTTGGCCCCTGAAATGGGTAACACAGAGAGCATGAGAATTCCTAGGTCAAGCTTTTATTAGAATTTATGCAATGAAATAATTCACTATACCTTTACAACAGAGGCTCCAGTAGCAAACTTTTTACCAAGTTTCTTTGAAGCTTCACTCAGTTTGACACCTAATCATCCATCAATTTATTCTATAAATACAAGAAAGCAACAAAACTAACAAAGTGTAGA
Proteins encoded in this region:
- the LOC116251261 gene encoding translation machinery-associated protein 22-like isoform X2, whose protein sequence is MEKLSHHQRGANKEKQEIIIEKVVRNKRKCVTIVKDLELFGVKLSEASKKLGKKFATGASVVKGPTEKDQIDVQGDISYDIVEFITETWPDVGHNCWMKKR